One Parashewanella spongiae genomic window, CGATTAATAATATTGCAGAAATTCGTGAACCTATCGTTGAAGCTAATATTCTTGTGCCTAAAGAATATTTAGGCAACGTTATTACACTTTGCATTGAGAAACGTGGCGTACAAAAAAATATGGTTTATCACGGTAATCAAGTTGCGATTACTTACGAAATTCCTATGGCAGAAGTTGTGATGGATTTCTTCGACAGATTAAAATCAACCAGCCGTGGCTACGCGTCGCTTGAATATAATTTTGTCCGTTTTGAAGCCGCAGACATGGTGCGTTTAGATGTACTCATCAATGGCGATCGCGTTGACGCTCTTGCTATGATTATTCACAGAACGAACATTCGTCACAAAGGCTTGGCTCTTGTGGATAAGATGAAAGAGTTGATCCCAAGGCAAATGTTTGATATTGCCATTCAAGCTGCTATTGGTAGCCAAATTATTGCACGCTCTACCGTTAAAGCACTGCGTAAAGACGTAACTGCAAAGTGTTACGGTGGTGATGTTTCTCGTAAGAAGAAGCTACTACAAAAACAGAAAGATGGTAAGAAACGCATGAAGCAAGTGGGTAATGTCGAAGTGCCACAAGAAGCCTTCTTAGCTGTGTTAAAACTGAATGAGTAAACGCAGAAGTTGACTTTATTGAGTTGTAAAGCGCCGCATTTTGTGGCGCTTTAGCATTTAGAGAGTCGATAAAGTTTTAAAGCAAATATTTTAGCGGCGGTTCTTGTTATTTAATCAAAACCTAACAGCGACTAAGTTTTTGTTATACTCATACTTAGTTACATTTGTTTTTGAACCTTCGTTGATAATGAACATCCACAGTATGTATAAATAAAATGTTCAATTTATTAAATATTGTAATTAACAGCCAGGAGTAAAAAATACGATGGCAGCTTATTTTTCACTAATTCTTGTGATTATTACTCTAGTGTCCGGTATTATTTGGGCCATAGATGCATTCGCATTCGCACCAAAACGTAAACAAGCTTTAGCATTGGCTGAAACGAAGCAAAGCTTAGATGATGACGCGAAAGAAAAAATCCTTCGTGAACCTGCGGTAGTGGAAACAGCACATTCTATTTTTCCGGTAATAGCCTTTGTTCTGGTTTTGCGTTCGTTTATTTATGAACCTTTTCAAATCCCTTCCGGTTCGATGATGCCAACCTTGCTGGTTGGAGATTTTATCTTGGTTGAAAAATTCAGTTATGGCTTAAAAGATCCTGTATGGCGAAGCCAACTTGTTGAAACAGGTAAGCCAAAACGTGGTGATGTCGTTGTATTTAAATATCCAGTAGATCCAAAAGTTGATTACATTAAACGAGTGATTGGTTTGCCAGGTGATAAAATTATTTATCGTAATAAACACCTTTCAATTGTTAAAGCTTGTGTTGATAAATCCGATTGCCCGAAGGCTGAAGTAGTCCATACTGATGAACTCAACCGTGGTGAATTTAACCAAGACGGTGTAGCGATGTTGCGTTATGAAGAGCAGTTGGGTGATGTTAATCATGATATCCTGATTAACCCATCGCGCCGTGAAATGACTCAGGCCTACCTTAGACAAGCTGGAACTAAGTCTTATGAGTTTGTTGTACCTGAAGGCCAGTATTTCATGATGGGCGATAACCGAGATAATAGCCTTGATAGCCGTTTTTGGGGATTTGTTCCTGAAGCTAATTTAGTGGGTAAAGCAGTAGCAATTTGGATAAGTTTTGAATTTGAGCGCACGGAAGCTGATTTATTGCCGACTTGGATACCAACAGGTGTTCGATTTAATCGCGTAGGCGGAATTGTGTAGTATGAAATCGTGGAAAAATAACGATCGTTTGTTACGTACTTTAGGGTACAAATTTAAGAATGATAAACTGTTAACCCAAGCTTTGACTCATAGAAGTGCTAGCCACAAGCATAATGAGCGGCTTGAGTTTTTAGGTGATTCAATTTTATCTATTGTGATTTCTGATGCTTTATATCATCAGTTTCCTAAGGCAACAGAAGGTGACATGAGCCGGATGCGAGCAACGCTTGTTCGTGGCGATACATTGGCTGTGATAGGTCAAGAGTTCGGATTGGGTGAGTATTTGCATTTGGGCCCAGGCGAACTGAAAAGCGGTGGCTTTCGCAGAGAGTCAATTCTAGCGGACGCTGTGGAAGCTATTATAGGTGCCATTTATTTAGACTCAGATCTCGAAACTATCAGGCAACTACTTTTAGACTGGTACGCAGTGCGTTTGAAAGAGATACTGCCAAATGTAAATCAAAAAGATCCTAAAACCTTGCTTCAAGAACATCTTCAAGGGCTTAAAAAGCCACTCCCAGACTATAGGGTCAAGAAAATTAAGGGTGAAGCACACGATCAAACATTCACTGTTGAATGTAAAATAGAAAAAGTCGGTCAACCCGTTATCGGAGTTGGCGGATCTCGCCGTAAAGCAGAACAAAATGCTGCGGCTCAAATGTTGGAGCTGTTAGCTAAATGAGTAGTAACCAAAAATCGTCAGAAACCTCAGCTGTAGAACCTAGCCTCGATGAACTACTAGCCAGTATAAATAAAACCTCTCCACAAGCGGTACAGTATGACGAAACTTTTTGTGGAATGGTCGCCATTGTTGGTCGTCCTAATGTAGGTAAATCAACTTTGTTGAATCGTTTACTGGATCAGAAAATCAGTATTACGTCTAAAAAGCCGCAAACCACACGTCATCGTATTATGGGCATTCATACTGATGGGCCGAGACAAACGGTTTTTGTTGATACTCCGGGGCTACATATTGAAGAACGTCGTGCGATTAATCGATTGATGAACCGAGCCGCATCGAGTTCGTTAGCTGACGTTTGCATGGTAGTGTTTGTGGTTGATGGAATGAACTGGACCGCAGATGATGAAATGGTCTTGCAAAAGCTTACACGTGGTGCAGAAGCGCTCGACCGTAAAATCGTGCTAGCTATTAATAAAGTTGATTATATTACAGATAAAGAAGCTCTGTTTCCGTATCTTGAACAAATCGCAACTAAAGCAAAATTTGATGAAATATTGCCTATTTCAGCTAAAAACGGCACCAATGTTGAACGTATTTTAGAGCTTGCTAATGAAGCACTACCAGCTTGTCCTCACTTCTTTCCTGAAGATTATGTGACCGATCGTTCTCAACGGTTTATGGCTTCAGAGATTGTACGCGAGAAATTGATGCGATTTTTGGGTGACGAGCTGCCGTATGATGCTACCGTTGAAATCGAGCAATTTAAGCTCATGGAAAATGGTGTTTACCACATCAATGCGCTCATTCTTGTGGAGCGAAAAGGCCAGAAGCGTATGGTCATTGGCAATAAAGGCGAACGCATTCGCACGATTGCGACTCAGGCTCGATTGGATATGGAAACTCTATTTGATAATAAAGTATTCCTAGAAGTTTGGGTAAAGGTAAAATCTGGATGGGCTGATGATGAACGCGCTCTCCGTAGCTTAGGTTACGGTGAAGAATAACAAATTCTATCAGCATAGGCTGCAAAACAACTAGGAAATAACGCCAATGGAGCGAGGTTACGTTTTACATCACCGTCCTTTTCAAGAATCGAAAGCTTTAGTTAACTTGCTAGTCGATGGAAAGGGCAGAGTGGATGCCGTAGCTCGCTTAGGTAGTGGCAAACGTTCAATTAAATCTGTACTACAGCCATTTCAACCGCTTATATTTACGCTTTCCGGTCGTTCAGAACTAAAAACATTGGGGCAGATCGAGGCCGCTGCTCCAGCAGTCCCACTATCAGGCCAAGCCTTATATTCAGGCATGTATCTTAATGAGCTGACTGTGCGCGTTTTGTCGATTCATCATGATGCAACAGAGTTATTTCAGATTTATCATCGAACCTTGTTACAAATGGCTTCTGAATTTTGTCAGAGCCAATTGCGTCTTTTTGAATATCATTTATTGCAAGAGTTAGGTGCAATGCCAAGCTTGCAGTTTGATGAAAATAGAGATCCTTTCGAAGAAGATATTTATTATCGGTTTATTTCCGAGCAAGGCTTTAGTCCTTGCTTAAACACTAAAATTGAAAGCAGCTTTTCAGGTCAAAGCTTAATAGCTTTACGAGAAAACAACATCCAACCTGCTCACTTTAAAGAGCTTAAATTTCTAATGAGGGAGATGTTGAAACCTTTACTTGGGCAAAAAACACTATTGAGTCGACAATTGTTTTTAACATCACGCAATAAACCAGCTAGTTAATTCTTTTCATAGCGGCTTCTATCGCTGGAACCATCTTTTTTAATGTCTCGTTTTTACTATTTTTGATATTGGCATACAGCGAAAATAAAAAGCTTTTGGTGTTATGTAATTTTGCTAAACTTTGCTGGCTTTTGAATACATGATTCCAATTTCGATAGGGTTCAGGGTTACTGATTTTAGCAATAAAAAAGTCCCATTCAGCAAGTGTGTGTTGTTGTCTTAAAAAGGTATAAATAATAGGCCGTGCAATTCGTTCAGGCTCACCGTAAATATAGAAGTGCCCATTTTGTGGTGTGATTTGGTTAGCCAACGCAGTGAGCATTTCGTCTAGGCTGTTCTTTTCTACTTGCTGATTCAGCATGAGTTGTAACATCAAGTCAGCGCCGTGTGCGATAGCATGCCGCCAACCTACAGTGTCATCAAAACCTCGATAATCATTGATACTATTTAAATACTGGACGGCTGTTTTAACAGCAAGCAATCTTTGTTCTGCAGTTAGGTAAGGTGACTTACGGTCTACGCGAACAACCTCAGCAAGTACTAATGCAGAAAAAGATTTATAAACACCATGTGAATCATTGACTTCTGAGCTTAACGTATTAATGAGGAAATTAAACATATCCAGTTGAGTTGATTTGTTGATTTCATCGGCTCTTAATCACTGGCTTAGTGCTGAGTAAGCAACCCCATCTCTAATTTGGGGTTTTGGACTGGCTAAGCAATTGAGTAAAAATATAGATAATTTTTGTTTCTTATCATTATTTTTTAATTCGAAGTTTTTCTTTTTAAGCGCTATAAGCTCGTTGACGAAGGCATTGTTATTATCGCATTTTTCACTTGCCGAATTTGCATTAATAACCTCTTTACTTTGTGTTACTGTGCTGAACAATAGGGTTATGAGTAATACCCCAAAAGTTATTTTCATTCGATTGTCCTTATCATTATTGAAAACGTTGTAGTCTTATAAGTCCATTAGTGCCATGGGTTTTTATGTTTAGGATTTTGTATAAAATTTAGGTCAGTGAGTGTATGAAGAAACTCAATAAGTTGTTCTTTTTCTTTCTTAGTTAATTCAAAACCTTTCACAAAAGGACTTTTGAGCGGATGCAGCCTTCCATCACCCGGATATTTTCCGGAAGTAATATTACGTCCACCTGCAGCATATACATCAATGACTTCTTCAAGAGTGGCAATGCTGCCGTCGTGCATGTATGGCGCAGTTAAAGCAATGTTCCTAAGAGTTGGCGCTCTAAACCTCCCATCATCTAAAAAGTTGCCACTTACTTCGGCTAATCCAGTATCTACTTGAGGATAACCTTTACTGACACCTTGTTGATCAAGTTGAGTTAATACAAAATCGGGACGCTCGGTATAATAAAGACCAGTATTATGAAACGGTCGTCTATCTAGAGGTTGTTTTTCATGAGTGGTGGATTGAGTAAAGTTGAACCCACCATGACAATGATGACATTCTAGTCGCTCTGAAAAAAATAAGTTCATCCCTACTAATTCATCCGGCGTTAATGCTTCATCTTGTTGCTGATAGGCGTATTTATCAAACTTTGTGTCTAAAGAAATTAAACTTCGAACAAAGCTTGATAATGCTTGGGTGATATTGGTGAATGTCGGTTTTACATTTTGGCTCGCAAATGCGGCGTCGAAAAGTTTGGGGTATGGGGCTCGTTTAAAACGACTTAATACCATCTGTTCATTTCCACTCACACCAAGCTCTATTGGATTATCACCAAAGATAGGCAGTAAAATTTGTCGTTCGAGTGTTGTAATCCCATCATGTGACCAAGTTAGGGTTTTATTATATGCAATATTCACCAATGCAGGAGAATTACGTCGATGATGTTGGCCAGTACTTCCTGTTGATGTGACTTTAGGTTCAGCAAAAGCTAATGATTGTATATGACAAGTTGCACAGCTTTGTTTTTGATTAGCTGAAAGGGACTTATCATAAAAAAGGAAGCGTCCTAACTCTACCTTTGCATCAGACATGGGGTTTGCTTTCGGTACTGCAGGTTTAGGGAATCCGTCTGGAATTTCCCAAGCATAAGCTTCTTGAGTCGTTTCTTTTGAAGCTTTGTCTGGCTGGCAACCTAGCAATATAAAAAGAAAACTAAGAGAACAGACTAGCTTAAATTTGGAGTTTAAAGAGTTCATTTGAGTTGCCATACCCCTTCATCCAACTGTAGCGAGCTAACTAATTGGCGACAGGTATTTGAGGTCATATTCGACATACAAGAAGTTCTACTCATTTCTGGATTGGTGAGTATTGGCGCTAAAAGTGGTTTGAGGTTAAACACCAGAGAAGATTGATTCTGATAATCAAAACTAAAATGGATTTGGTTAGGGTATCGACATGGAGTTTTAGGTGAACGCAATATACTTTCGGCTTTACACCCTGTAGAACCAAGGTGAAATTGCCAGCCTGTTTGATAGTATGTTTTTGGATCTTTTGTTCCTTTACCAAGATCAATTCTTAAAAATTTATGCCCTTGTTGCCACGTCCAAAACATATCACTTTGGTTTAATGGAGCTGATTGTTTAAGTGGATTGAGGTGATTAATTTTAAAAGGCACGCCTAACGTAAAGCTGAATGTTCCTTCCTCAATCTCATTGTTGAAATATAGATTCCAATTTGCGTTTTGAGTGTTTTTCTCTCCGTTGCATGGGCTGCCGATCAGAGCAATTGATGACTGTTGGTGATGATTATTTTTTGATATTAAAGGTAAGCTTTGGCCGTTGTTTTTGAACTCACTCAGGTAGAACTGAATTTGGTTAAGTGTCCACTTACTTTCAATGGGTAAAATGCTTGCGCAACTGATTGGAGTTTGATCCCACATCAGCCTGACTTTTAGAGTAGATCCAGTTTGTTTGCAAGAACTCAGCAACAAGGAGCAAAAAATCACAAAGAAGTTAAAAAAAAGATAATGAGGTCTTAGACGAAAAGCTGATGAACCCCCAAAGCAACAAAGCATATTTAAAGCCTTTTTGTATTTATTATGAATGTATAAATATCTGCTTATAAAAAAAATGACAAGCAAATTGTTATAAAAAAGTTGAATATTAATATATTGACCATTATGTTAGTTGTAAAACGGATTTACTGACTAATCGCCAAAATAATCAGAGCGATGGTTCAGTGCTATTGCTCAGGGAATTTTATTTATGCAAGTCATTTCTTCTATTTTTCGTTTCTCATTTTTGGCTTTTTCACTTTTTTGCCTTGATGCAAACCTTTCACGTGTTTTGGCTCATTCTGAACATGACAAAGCTCGCTTTGTAGATTCAAATGGAAAAGATATTGGACGGTGTGATAGTCCATTACGACCCTGTAAAACTATTACCTATGCGGTTAATCACGCCAATAAGGGAGATAAGATTTTGGTCGCTGGTGGGGAATACCGCCTAAATGATGTCGAAGACGTATTTTTGATGACCAGCAAGATTGTGCCAGTTCTAGGGGGGTATAATCGTTACGATCATTTCCTTTCTCAAGCACCGCAGTTGAACTCAACAACGTTAATAGGCGTACCTGAAGAATTTGTCGATGATTTGCGTAATAGTGGCTTCCATGTTGTTAATGACGGTATAGCTCGATACGGTGCTAGGTTGAAAGATAGGCTAAAAAATCATGCTGATCTACAGAACAGTCACCGCAAAACAAGCTGTGTTGATGGTAAAGCGGGTAATTTTAACTGTAGCAATATTGATTTAGTCTCACATATGTCGTTAGGGGATTTTTCATCAAATCCGCCTTCAGCCAATGATATATGGGGACACGTTGATCTTAATACTGGCACAGAGTATGCCATTATAGGTTTGAGGAACGGTACTTCAGTGGTGAGTCTTGAAGACCCAGAGAGTCCTAGAGAAGTTGGTTTTATTACTGGAACATCAACAAGCTGGCGAGATATTAAAGTTTACCAATGGTTTGATGAAGCCAGCTTAAGTTGGAAAGCTAATGCTTATGTTGGCTCGGAAGGCTCAAACTATATACATATTATTGATTTAAGCCAACTTCCTGATTCAGTTTCAAAACTCAATACAGATAAAGCGAGCTTAAGGGCTCATAATGTTTATATAAGTAATGTTGACTATACGACCAACACTGCATTAGAAGGTGCTTCACCTTCTTTACATTTAGTAGGACAAAATGTTGGCGGAGGTGAATTTAGAAATTATAGTTTGGCTGATCCAAGTAAGTTGCAAATCCAATACGCCCGCTCTGGAAATCCGCGTTCTTTCTATACACATGATGCTAGCTCAATGCTTGTTAAAGGAGCTAGAGCTGAAAGTGATTGTAATTCAGCTTCTTGTGCAGTTTTATTTGACTTTAATGAAGAGGAAATGCGGATTTGGAATATCAGTGATCCAACTCAAGTAGATGAATTGTCTAACATTACATACCAGAATGCGTCTTACGTTCATTCGGGCTGGTGGAGTGAAGATAAACAATATGTTTTTGTGCATGATGAGCTGGATGAACAAAATCACGGATTAAATACCACAGTACGTGTGTTTGATATAAACAATTTACAAACCCCGAGGTTAGTAAAAACATGGACAGGTCCTTCAAAAGCTATTGATCATAATGGTTTTGTAAGAGGAAATCGTTATTACATGTCAAACTATCAGCGTGGTGTAACGGTTTTAGATATATCAGATGCAGCCGATCCTAAGCATATTGGATATTTTGATACTTATCCTGCATCAGACAGTAACGCGTTTAATGGTGTATGGGGAGTTTATCCATATTTACCCTCTGGGCTTATTATTGCGAGTGATATAAATAGCGGTTTATATATTTTAAAAGATAACACGTTAGCTAGCTCATCCGGCTCAGTCAGTTTTGAACGTAAAGAATCTCTAATCATACCGGGAAATACAGCAAGGTTAACCATACAGCGACCTGAAGGCCGTGGTGCGGTGAGTGTCGGCTATGAAACCTTAGCGGCTTCAGCAGAAAGTGACGTTGATTTTCAGCCTCAATCAGGACGACTTAATTGGGAAGCGGGAGATAATAGGGCAAAGTCCATTGAATTAGTAAGTTTGGACAGTGGTAAAAATAAGGAATTACTCGTATTTGTAAGATTATTCGATCCCAAAGGTGGATTGACATTAACCTCTCCTAGTTATCACACCTTAAAAGTTGGCGTAAACCCTATTCAAGCCGGAACTATCAGCTTCTTAGGCAATGACAATGTCGTTAATGAAGGTGATGGAAGCGTATCGGTTAAAGTGGCCAGAACAGGTGGTAGCTCGGGATCGGTCAAGGTTAATTATCACTTGCAAAGCGGAACGGCTAGCGTTGGTGAAGATGTGGTTGAAGTATCAGGTGAACTTGAATGGAGTGATGGTGATAATCAACTAAAGACAATTACTGTTTGGGTGTGGGTCTTTTAAAACGACGAAGTTATCCACATCTGTATAACCTCTGTTTGGATTGCTTTTTGTGATACTCCCAATACTTTTCAATATCACCACTCGATCTTAACGACCTAAGTTTTAATATAGCTTCTGCACCTTCAAGACTCCATCTCGCTCCAGTGATATCCAACCTATCATTAATCAGATGACGACAAGCTCCCTCAATGACACCGCTAGCAATTGGGAAACCTTGCTCTAACGCTTTACCGTATTCTAATCTTGATTTATTTCTCAATAGATAACCGATGCACTTATTAATGCCTTCTCGTTGTTTTAATTTCCGTTTTGTTGCACTGATCCCAAGGCCTTTTGCTACTTGTGACGCATTACCTCGTAAGATTTCAGTCGCTCGCTTTTCTATCCAATCTTCGACTTCTGGATCATCTTTTTCAAATAAGCACCACGCCGCTTTCCAGAGATATTCAAGCACATGGATGAAATCCATGACCACCGTTGCATTGATGTTGAGTTTCTTCATCACCCGATAAATTTGTTTTAGCTGATGAGGATGACCATCAACGAGTACAACCCACTGACGGCTTTGAGTTGGGTCTCGTTCCAGAGCTTCTAAAAATGCTTCTTCAATCACAGTCGCAGCGCTTCTTTCTACGCTTGCCCACACACGTTTATTTCTTGGTGGCACACGTAATGGACGAACATTTGAATTATCGTTTCTAGACATGATTGATTCTGGGGTACGATGCAAAGGCTTGGTGGTGTATACCGCTGCAACTTCTGCCATTCGTTTGCGGTCTTTTTTTTCTCCAGCACTTAGGCGTCCTTTGAGCTTCTGTTGTTTCGCTGCTTTTTGCGTGCCCTCTCTCAAGCTATTAGGTTGCATAACGATGCCTTTTCCATCCATAGTCAATACCAGTAAATCAGATGTATTTTCTGGCTTAAGGTATCTCTGCTGGAGATAAAAACCATCAAAATCTTGTGCAATATCCTGCACAATTTGCCTTGCTTGTCGCTTGGGCACGTGCGCACCTGTGGTGGTATCTATTGAGCTTACTGCATCATCATATGAGCCTTTGACTGCTTCTGTAGCGAGTCTTAGGCGTACACCATCAGAGTATTTATCTTTCGAAAGATTCAGCTCACCATCCATTGGAAACACGCTATCACACCGACGTTGACTGTAACCTTTTCGATGCATCGTTACGGTACCAAATAAACTTTCTAAGTTTCGTTTGCAGTTATTTTTCAAATGATTCAATGCAATGTCACGGTTGGAACAAACTTGCTGACGGGGCTCTTCAGCGGTTTTGATATCTAAGAAACCCTGTAATAAACACCGCAACAACTCAGTTCCTTCGGTATCGATATAAGCTTCAACTTCTCCATGGCTCTCTTGCTTAACTTGCTCGTCTTCGAGGTGCGAAATAATACGTTCAAATTGCAATTTGGCTTCAGAAAAGAATGAAAATTCGAGTGAGTTTGAGTATGCTAGTTTCATGAAAGGAGCCTTTTTATATACTTGTTGTGTGTGGAAACTGATAAGTACTATAAAATTGCTCCTTTCGCACCATTTATTAAACCCATCCAATTGATAATTAATGATCTTTTCATGGTTTTCGTCGATCAAAAAGATCTACACCCTTACTGTTTCAGTTATCGAAGATGAAGTTAGGGAAAATGAGGAGCAATTTGCTGTTGTGTTAGAAAGTGTCGATGACAGCGTAATTAGCGGTGGAGATTCAACGATAAAAATAATCGACAACGATAGAGCGAATACTGCACCAGTTGTTTCAGCTGGTGACGACAGAAGTGTTAATGCTGGTGAAACAGTGAGCTTAACTGCGTCTGCGACAGATGCTGAAGGCGATGCCCTGGCCTATCAATGGAGGCAAGTCAATGGTGAAACGGTTGAGTTAGCCCAAAGCAACAGCGCAACAACTTCATTTGTTGCTCCGCAAACCTCATCAGAATTAACTTTTGAAGTGACTGTAACAGATAGCTTTAATGCAATGATTAGGGCTCAGGTTAATATCTCAGTTATTGCTGTAGAAAACCAAGCACCTCAATTGACAGTATCAGCAGTCCAAGATGTTTCAGGAAGGAGTTCGGTGACTTTATCTGCAAACGCAACTGATCCGGAAAACCAAGCTTTATCTTACCAATGGTCTCAAAAGAGTGGCGATAATGTCAGTCTTTCAAACAATGATAAAGACACTGCGAGTTTCGTGGCGCCAAATAAAACCACAGTGCTTATTTTCGAAGTCATGGTTTCGGATACTCTTGGCGCGACCTCAACAGCCGAGGTGAGGGTAAATGTAACAGAAATAGTAACGACATCCCCTCCATCTGAGCTGCAAGGACAATCGAGTTCGGGAGGTGCACTAAGTTGGTTGCTGATATCAATGTTGCTATTGGTAAGAAGACGAAATTAATCCTAGCTCTCATTATCTAATTGATTGGTATTGTTTCGGTTAGCCGATACAATACCTTGCATCACTCAGGGCTTAATTCCTCGCCCCTTGGGGCGAACTAACACAAAAGGTTTGTGTTAGGGTCTGTTGATCTTTCGTGATTGTTTTTGCAGCGATAAATTGGTTATTTTATGCAAGGCAGAGTTTGTGAGGTTTGGTTATTATCGACATACAAAACTGTCGTTACTTTCGTTTCCAAATAAGAAAACGATAACGCAGCACCTTTGATTTAGAAAGAGCGACCAATTTACGCTCTCTCTTTTT contains:
- a CDS encoding PKD domain-containing protein, which gives rise to MIFSWFSSIKKIYTLTVSVIEDEVRENEEQFAVVLESVDDSVISGGDSTIKIIDNDRANTAPVVSAGDDRSVNAGETVSLTASATDAEGDALAYQWRQVNGETVELAQSNSATTSFVAPQTSSELTFEVTVTDSFNAMIRAQVNISVIAVENQAPQLTVSAVQDVSGRSSVTLSANATDPENQALSYQWSQKSGDNVSLSNNDKDTASFVAPNKTTVLIFEVMVSDTLGATSTAEVRVNVTEIVTTSPPSELQGQSSSGGALSWLLISMLLLVRRRN